A single genomic interval of Pelodiscus sinensis isolate JC-2024 unplaced genomic scaffold, ASM4963464v1 ctg46, whole genome shotgun sequence harbors:
- the LOC142826105 gene encoding E3 ubiquitin-protein ligase TRIM15-like codes for MCDRSQMHCTHTVLSIAEAAQEYKKQTQAERQKVVAEFQKLQQFLEEQERLLLAQLEQLDEETGRLQTDTVRKLSAQISHLRERIGELEGTCQKPASEFVQDVRSTLSRCETGPFQPPEDISPELDERVRGFSRQTTALSETLRQFTGSSQKGRGGESE; via the exons ATGTGTGACAGGTCCCAGATGCACTGCACGCACACGGTGCTGTCCATAGCggaggctgcccaggagtacaag aaacagacacaagccgagaggcagaaggttgtggccgagtttcagaagctgcagcagttcctggaggaacaagagcgactcctgctggcccagctggagcagttggATGAGGAAactgggaggctccagactgacactgtcaggaaactcTCCGCACAGATTTCCCATCTCAGAGAGCGGatcggtgagctggaggggacgtgtcagaagccagcgagtgaattcgtgcag gacGTGAGAAGCACCCTGAGCAG gtgtgagacggggccgTTCCAGCCGCCAGAGGATATTTCTCCTGAGTTGGACGAGCGAGTCAGGGGTTTCTCCCGGCAAACGACTGCGCTGTCGGAGACACTGAGGCAGTTCACAGGCAGTTCACAgaagggacggggaggggagagtgagtga